The sequence tttcagcaatgtcgaattcaatcatacaattgctaGCTTTCAATAAGTTTAACGGTGAAGgatattcaaattggaaatgcaacatcaatacaatattagttgtggatgatttgagaTTTTTGTTGACAGAGGGATGTCCTCTGGTTCCCAGTACAACAACAAACCGAAATGTTCGAAACATCGATGATTGGTGGGTTAGGGATAATGAAAAAGGCCGAGCCTACATCTTACAAGTATATatgatgtacttaataagaaacatgaggtaatGCCCACCGCCCGTGAGATAATGGTGTCGCTtcaggagatgttcgggcaaccgcCATTCTATGTTCGATatgaagccattaagtatgtctACAATACTTACATGACAGACTGGTCCAACGTTAGAGAACATGCTCTCgatatgatggttcattttaatgttgctcTGCCATTCAGaaccaatgttgttatgaacaaaaataatatttcaaaattcttATTTGCTactatttttactattttacattatcattttttattatttgttacaaGATTTATTAAgatagttttcttttcaaaacacatactattataatccaaactaaaataatctattacTTCAAACATAAACGATTATAATCAACTATAATAATAtagaatataataattaattcttgGCCTCAAACGCGGCTTAAGATTTAAGAGAGCTACGTAATTAAGTCAATTTCATTAGTAACTTTTTTTCACAACAGATTTCAATATCAATCACAATTTCCAAAAACTCCTCAAAACACCAGTGACCGAACAAACAACAGAAGAAGTAACCACAACAGGACCAACAACAGGGATCAGAACTGGGTTCATCATCATCGCCATCGATGCCCTTGTTGCCACTGTGATAGCAGCAGCAGCCACCTTCTTCAAACCTGCTTGAACATCCGTCATCTTTGTATCAAACCgcacttcttctttttcttctataaTTTTGGTTGTGGATGAAAATAAGTAGTAAGATCCCTCATATATATAGTCACTAAAATGAAATCATGCACAAACTTCCTTCTTTGCTTTTACTTTGGTCTCTGTGGGAACCGTAGCCATATTCAAATTTCTACCAAACTAATTAATTAGACTTATTTGATCGAGGTAATAATGAAGAAGAACCTCCTCTAGTCTTAATTTCCTAGATAGACTTGGTTACAATCTCCACCAAACGGGTGAAATTCTGAGAAGAACTTCCGACGGATTCAGCAGCTTTATGAGCCAAATCCCGAAGAGTTTCAACTTTCTCCCTCATTAATTTCCCCTCTTCACTACCCAAAACTTTTCCAAACGCCTTCAAAACCCCACTCTTACTCACGACGCCTCCTTCTAAACCCACTCCAATTCCCCAAACATTTTCCACCGTCTTCAAGTTCATCCTCTGATCTCCCAAAAACGGCCGCCCAATCATCGGCACGCCTCCTCCAACGCTTTCCAATATAGAATTCCAACCGCCATGAGACACAAACGCTCCGACCGAAGAATGCATCAATATCTGAACCTGAGGAGCCCATGGAACGATTTTCCCTCTCCCTGTTTCGAGAATCCCCTTCGGTAATTTTTCCTCTGGGATTCCCCTAAATGACCAGAGAAATGGAATCTTACTCTCCTGCAGTGCTTCTGCTAGCGCTGCGAGTTCGTGCGGCGGTGGAGATAGAAACCCGCCGAAGCTTATGTAGACGACGGAGTTGGGTGGGTGATTGTCGAGCCAGGGTAAGCAGGCGTGGTCATCAAAGGGAGGTGGCGGCGGTGAGAGTATGTTGAGTGGACCGATGTTGAGGTAGTTGCGGAGGGTTGAGTTCAGTTGGTTGTGTATTTGTGGGTCTATTTCTTCGAATGAGTTTATGAGAACAGAAGTGACTTGTGGAAAGTGATGACCCATTTTGTGTAGCATATTTGGGAAGGGTGAGTCTAGGCTCAGAGACAGCACTTCTTCAGGTAAATCGCCTGCCTGCAATTCTGAGAATCCCGGCAAGAACTCCAGGGATTTCTCTCTTGATCCTGCCGGAAAATTCTTCTCGTTAATTCTTAATAAACGtagaacaaaatataaaaaaagatcTTGCAGTCATTACTTTTAGGTTCGAATTTACAGTTAAGAACAAAATTTgcttttaaattctttttccctCCCTTTTAAGAGAAGGAAAATATTCTCCGTGCATTGTGTAATTTTTGGTTGTAATTTATAGtacaacaaaaaaattattgtgttaatttttttaaaaaatatatatttttaatctttttgatATGTAAAATGCTTGGAGCATGAGATTAGTTGCACTTAATTATTATTCGGAAGAAAAACTCCTATGGCTCAAGCTTGTTCATTTTTCTACAAATTTTATCATTCAATCCATATTGTCAAATTTGTTCCGTTTTAATCTCCATATTTTttattgttcaattttaatcttcatattttcaataaatcttaaatgttgtccttaaaattaatctatacccaattgattaaataataataataatttccagggaagaaaataaattttatatggatatgttttcaaaattgatagtgAAACTGCTTAGGTAacaaaagaaattggaaaaaaaatcaataacactGACATTGGGGCAAATTTTTTATGATATATTAACATgttcaaaattgataatatagtAATGTCGTATATTAAAATTAGAAGTTCAGTGGTATAAACTTGAAAGTTGTAActtaatttaaggaaaaaaaatagacattGCACCTCgtaatataaattttcaaatagagtagaatttacaaaaatagtaacGTAAAAAGTGTAactcaaattcaaatataatgtcataagttcaaaaataaaataaaatttatgattCAACACTAACATAATTGGTAGATAAGATATTACTCTTCTTCGGCATACtgtaaatttgaattaataaaaCGATTAAAAAATGCGACGTACCAGAAGatttaatatcaatatgctGTCTAATGAGATCCGTGCAAAGATGCACGAGCAATGGGCGAGGCCCCGACGTCCAAAGCGCCACCCACCCGACTTTCATTTCCTCTGCCATTTctcccacaaaccaataaaacgCATCGCTAATCAAACACCCAATTCCCTCTCCCATCTCCCTCGCCGCCGCCTCCATCCCCTTCTTAAACCTCTCCGCCGCCCCCTCCAAGAACAGCTCCATCACTTCCATCTGTTTTCCCGGCCCCAACACAAAACCCTCCGGCAACCCATCGCCGACGTCAAACCGCTTCACTCTGTCGTCCCCAATTGAGCCCCTGCCCGAGAAGATGGAATCGTTGGATTTAGCTGTGCTGAGGAACGAGAATCGTACGTCTGGGGCCGCGTCCGAGAGTTTCCGTACAAGCGTGAGAAGAGGCCCCGCGTGAGTTCCGAAAGGGAATGCCAAAACGGCGACATGCTTTGTCGTTTCTGGGGGATTGGATGTTGACATTGGTAGTAGaggctgctgctgctgctgctgggCTCTgcttttggtttaaattttacGGCTGTAGGGTTAAAGGGGGTATTGAATTGGGAGAGACAGAGACAAAAATGGGGTAGGTTGATAccaattgcaaaattaaaagaCGGTTGAAAATGGATGAGCTAGCTTTCACCACGTCAACTTCGggattcattcattcatttcttctttaatttcttgCTTCCACTCTGATTTTGCGTACGGATTCTGTTATAATCCTTCTAACAGCCATAATGGGCCGACGACAAGCTCAAAATTGCTGATGATCAGCACATTCCCCAATTGGGCTGGACTCAATATTGCAACCGATCCATTATTTACTCTCACTTTAGAATTAACACAAAAagggaaaatatttttaagtggaaaattctctcaacacctcatatttcataaatatttcaaatattttgaaagtttgaATTATTTCACTCAGAGCTTTTACCTATAACTCTGGATAAAatcattctttttattttattttttaaaaaattattgtttagATTTTAACATAAGAAGTAGCCATATATTTTCCtaaatgtctttaaatttgatttttttttaaaaaaaaggtcttttagtattatttttggaaaattttatcctttttatatttatttatattcgttttatatattatttttcctatttttgaaGTTACTTTAatgatggagagagaaaatgcatttaatatagttttaagaaaatatatttattataaagagagaaaatgcatttaatataatttttctcatttaatatagttttttttttggattaatgattattttaaatataccttagaacatcATGATagattcatgattattttaaatataccttgtaacattttgttaggtatttgaaaatattctaaccaatatatgaaatatactacaatttataaattagagattgactcaatgcttgacataaatcataatataaaccaatatatgaaatataccacaatatataaatcttcataaatttcattcaCACTacagtatatatatcataatacaataagtttaaataaaaaagaaaacactCATTTATGTCAAATAAACGAATACATATATTAtagtatatatcaaatttcctacCAAAGCTTAAAACAAAGTACATATAtaccactatatatatatatatatatatatatatatatatatatatatataaaggaaaaaaataaagtcCACATCCATATGGGGGTTTATAATACATAACCCTCCATCTTCCTCTCTTATTCTTCAACCATGGCCGCCACAGATCTCTCTTCCCGTTGTCGTTGACTAGATTTGCTCGCCTTGCCGTGCCGTGGACCGAATTTGCTCAACTTGTCAACGTTGATTTGTCCCATGTCGTCTGCACTATCGATTCGTCTCAAGTTTTTCGTGTCATCTCGTGTTGAGCCATCAATTTGCCACATATCATCATCTACCGCTTGCAACTCACACCGTGGAAGGAGAAAAAAGAGGGAGGGGAAAGAGAAAAGAGGGAGGggaaagagaaaagagagggaagaggaagaaattggTGTGAATTATGGGGGAGAGAGTATGCATGGGGGAGAGAGTATGCATAGGAAGAGAGAATATGCATAGGGGAGAGAGAGTATGCATAGGGGAGAGAGAGTATGCATAGaggagagagaaataaataaatgaacatttatatatatacacgtaAGTGAGGTCTAAATTGTAAATAGTCATTAATATTAGTGAAAATAGAGAGGCTAATAAgtctttttttgtaaaaaaaaaaaaaaatgtttaagatATTAATGTAATATATGTCTATTCTTTAGGTCTTTTATGTAGAAATCCCTATTCTGTTTCCTTATTCTCATCAATCTAATTTTTTTACTTTCTAAATTACATCTACTAAATCCAATTTATA comes from Benincasa hispida cultivar B227 chromosome 2, ASM972705v1, whole genome shotgun sequence and encodes:
- the LOC120071725 gene encoding flavonoid 3-O-glucosyltransferase-like, which encodes MSTSNPPETTKHVAVLAFPFGTHAGPLLTLVRKLSDAAPDVRFSFLSTAKSNDSIFSGRGSIGDDRVKRFDVGDGLPEGFVLGPGKQMEVMELFLEGAAERFKKGMEAAAREMGEGIGCLISDAFYWFVGEMAEEMKVGWVALWTSGPRPLLVHLCTDLIRQHIDIKSSGSREKSLEFLPGFSELQAGDLPEEVLSLSLDSPFPNMLHKMGHHFPQVTSVLINSFEEIDPQIHNQLNSTLRNYLNIGPLNILSPPPPPFDDHACLPWLDNHPPNSVVYISFGGFLSPPPHELAALAEALQESKIPFLWSFRGIPEEKLPKGILETGRGKIVPWAPQVQILMHSSVGAFVSHGGWNSILESVGGGVPMIGRPFLGDQRMNLKTVENVWGIGVGLEGGVVSKSGVLKAFGKVLGSEEGKLMREKVETLRDLAHKAAESVGSSSQNFTRLVEIVTKSI